One genomic segment of Helianthus annuus cultivar XRQ/B chromosome 14, HanXRQr2.0-SUNRISE, whole genome shotgun sequence includes these proteins:
- the LOC110886509 gene encoding uncharacterized protein LOC110886509 isoform X2: MYKIGDKVQLKCIYCGKMFKGGGIHRIKEHLAGQKGNASSCLRVQPDVRLLMQESLNGVVVKKRKKQKLAEEITNFNSGGEGDSFANADVLMLPVPESVEPSSSLLVNQEEESVVSNKRGGGRRKKGFRVRKGSNALALVDSVYDDSKKVNHQVSLAIGRFLLDAGVPLDAVNSVHFQPMIDAIASQGSSGVVGPSYHDLRSWILKSTVQEVRTDVDQCMGSWGKSGCSVLADECTSENGKTFLNFSVYCPEGLMFLKSFDATNIMNSTEALFTLFKEVVEEVGVRNVLQIVTKNEGRYVEVGKQIADSFPTIFWTPCATHCVDLILEDFRELEWISTILEQARSISRFIYNHSFVLNMMRRYTFGVDIVVVGPTRASTDFCTLKRMVSVKHNLQSMVTSEEWMECSYVKKEEGYTTLDYISNPSFWSMCTVITHLTDPLLRLLRIVGEKKRPAMGYVYAGVYRAKEAIKKELVQKKDYMVYWNIIDRRWEQLNRHPLHTAGFYLNPKFFYSTEGDIHLQIRSSVYDCVERLVPDTTIQDKIVKETTLYREAAGDFGRKIAIRGRDTLFPAEWWSTYGGACPNLVRLAIRILSQTCSLVGCKTNKIHFQQIHETKNYVEHQRLSDIVFVQYNMRLKQMFYNKEQETPDPISYDNINFAEAWVTEKEIHADEIGRSDWMTVDPPLGNVMILGPEVDDIETLGEGFDDHEIFDRLKDIGDEIVENDVQEVGKLC; the protein is encoded by the exons ATGTATAAAATTGGTGATAAGGTTCAACTCAAGTGTATCTATTGTGGGAAGATGTTTAAGGGTGGTGGGATTCACCGGATTAAAGAACATCTAGCGGGTCAAAAGGGTAACGCCTCGAGTTGTTTGAGAGTACAGCCGGATGTTCGGTTGTTGATGCAAGAGAGTTTGAATGGGGTTGTggtgaagaagaggaagaaacaGAAGTTAGCTGAAGAAATCACGAATTTTAACTCGGGGGGTGAGGGTGATTCGTTTGCGAATGCCGATGTTTTGATGCTTCCTGTTCCGGAAAGTGTTGAACCGAGTTCGAGTTTGTTGGTGAATCAGGAAGAGGAGAGTGTTGTGAGTAATAAGCGAGGTGGAGGTAGGAGAAAGAAAGGGTTTAGAGTGAGAAAAGGGTCGAATGCGCTAGCTTTGGTTGACTCTGTATATGACGATTCGAAAAAGGTTAACCATCAAGTTAGTTTAGCAATCGGGCGGTTTTTGTTAGACGCTGGTGTACCGTTAGATGCTGTGAACTCTGTACATTTTCAACCTATGATTGATGCGATTGCTTCGCAAGGATCGTCGGGAGTTGTGGGACCGTCTTATCACGATCTTCGAAGCTGGATTTTGAAGAGTACGGTTCAAGAAGTGAGAACTGATGTTGATCAATGCATGGGGAGTTGGGGGAAAAGTGGTTGTTCTGTTCTAGCTGATGAATGTACATCGGAAAATGGTAAAACGTTTCTGAATTTTTCGGTGTATTGTCCTGAAGGGTTAATGTTTCTTAAATCTTTTGACGCAACCAACATTATGAACTCCACCGAAGCTTTATTCACCTTGTTTAAGGAAGTTGTTGAAGAAGTTGGAGTGAGAAACGTGTTACAAATTGTTACTAAAAACGAAGGGCGTTACGTAGAAGTCGGGAAACAAATAGCCGACAGTTTTCCGACCATTTTCTGGACTCCATGCGCAACGCATTGTGTAGATTTGATACTAGAGGATTTTAGAGAACTTGAATGGATAAGTACCATACTCGAACAAGCCAGATCGATATCAAGGTTTATTTACAACCACAGCTTTGTTTTGAATATGATGAGACGGTATACTTTCGGAGTCGACATTGTTGTCGTGGGTCCTACACGTGCTTCAACCGATTTCTGCACATTGAAACGGATGGTAAGTGTCAAACACAACCTTCAATCGATGGTAACCTCAGAGGAGTGGATGGAGTGTTCATACGTCAAGAAAGAAGAAGGATACACTACTTTGGATTACATAAGCAATCCGTCGTTTTGGTCCATGTGTACAGTAATCACCCATTTAACAGATCCTTTATTGAGACTTCTGAGAATTGTCGGTGAAAAAAAGAGACCGGCAATGGGGTATGTTTACGCAGGGGTATATCGAGCAAAGGAAGCAATTAAGAAAGAACTTGTTCAGAAGAAAGATTATATGGTTTATTGGAACATAATAGATCGTAGGTGGGAACAACTTAATCGGCATCCTCTTCACACTGCTGGTTTTTATCTTAATCCAAAGTTTTTCTATAGCACCGAAGGAGATATTCATCTTCAGATCCGATCATCAGTCTACGATTGCGTTGAAAGATTGGTTCCCGACACTACAATCCAAGATAAAATTGTTAAAGAGACAACGTTATACCGTGAAGCTGCCGGTGATTTCGGGAGGAAAATCGCTATACGTGGCAGAGATACCTTATTTCCTG CTGAGTGGTGGTCAACATACGGAGGGGCTTGTCCAAACTTGGTTCGTTTAGCGATCCGTATTCTCAGTCAAACCTGCAGTTTGGTTGGATGTAAAACAAACAAGATTCATTTCCAACAAATTCACGAAACAAAGAATTACGTAGAACACCAGAGACTCAGTGACATTGTATTTGTTCAATACAACATGAGATTAAAGCAAAT GTTCTATAATAAAGAGCAGGAAACCCCTGACCCCATTTCATATGACAACATCAATTTTGCTGAAGCGTGGGTAACCGAAAAGGAGATTCACGCAGATGAGATTGGTAGATCTGATTGGATGACGGTTGATCCACCGTTAGGCAATGTCATGATTTTAGGacccgaagttgatgatatcGAAACCCTTGGTGAAG GGTTTGATGATCATGAGATATTTGATAGGTTGAAAGACATTGGAGACGAAATCGTCGAAAATGATGTACAAGAAGTAGGTAAGCTTTGTTAG
- the LOC110886509 gene encoding uncharacterized protein LOC110886509 isoform X1, producing MASELEPVPVNSQKHDPAWKHCHMYKIGDKVQLKCIYCGKMFKGGGIHRIKEHLAGQKGNASSCLRVQPDVRLLMQESLNGVVVKKRKKQKLAEEITNFNSGGEGDSFANADVLMLPVPESVEPSSSLLVNQEEESVVSNKRGGGRRKKGFRVRKGSNALALVDSVYDDSKKVNHQVSLAIGRFLLDAGVPLDAVNSVHFQPMIDAIASQGSSGVVGPSYHDLRSWILKSTVQEVRTDVDQCMGSWGKSGCSVLADECTSENGKTFLNFSVYCPEGLMFLKSFDATNIMNSTEALFTLFKEVVEEVGVRNVLQIVTKNEGRYVEVGKQIADSFPTIFWTPCATHCVDLILEDFRELEWISTILEQARSISRFIYNHSFVLNMMRRYTFGVDIVVVGPTRASTDFCTLKRMVSVKHNLQSMVTSEEWMECSYVKKEEGYTTLDYISNPSFWSMCTVITHLTDPLLRLLRIVGEKKRPAMGYVYAGVYRAKEAIKKELVQKKDYMVYWNIIDRRWEQLNRHPLHTAGFYLNPKFFYSTEGDIHLQIRSSVYDCVERLVPDTTIQDKIVKETTLYREAAGDFGRKIAIRGRDTLFPAEWWSTYGGACPNLVRLAIRILSQTCSLVGCKTNKIHFQQIHETKNYVEHQRLSDIVFVQYNMRLKQMFYNKEQETPDPISYDNINFAEAWVTEKEIHADEIGRSDWMTVDPPLGNVMILGPEVDDIETLGEGFDDHEIFDRLKDIGDEIVENDVQEVGKLC from the exons ATGGCTTCTGAATTAGAACCAGTGCCTGTAAATTCACAAAAACATGATCCAGCATGGAAGCATTGCCACATGTATAAAATTGGTGATAAGGTTCAACTCAAGTGTATCTATTGTGGGAAGATGTTTAAGGGTGGTGGGATTCACCGGATTAAAGAACATCTAGCGGGTCAAAAGGGTAACGCCTCGAGTTGTTTGAGAGTACAGCCGGATGTTCGGTTGTTGATGCAAGAGAGTTTGAATGGGGTTGTggtgaagaagaggaagaaacaGAAGTTAGCTGAAGAAATCACGAATTTTAACTCGGGGGGTGAGGGTGATTCGTTTGCGAATGCCGATGTTTTGATGCTTCCTGTTCCGGAAAGTGTTGAACCGAGTTCGAGTTTGTTGGTGAATCAGGAAGAGGAGAGTGTTGTGAGTAATAAGCGAGGTGGAGGTAGGAGAAAGAAAGGGTTTAGAGTGAGAAAAGGGTCGAATGCGCTAGCTTTGGTTGACTCTGTATATGACGATTCGAAAAAGGTTAACCATCAAGTTAGTTTAGCAATCGGGCGGTTTTTGTTAGACGCTGGTGTACCGTTAGATGCTGTGAACTCTGTACATTTTCAACCTATGATTGATGCGATTGCTTCGCAAGGATCGTCGGGAGTTGTGGGACCGTCTTATCACGATCTTCGAAGCTGGATTTTGAAGAGTACGGTTCAAGAAGTGAGAACTGATGTTGATCAATGCATGGGGAGTTGGGGGAAAAGTGGTTGTTCTGTTCTAGCTGATGAATGTACATCGGAAAATGGTAAAACGTTTCTGAATTTTTCGGTGTATTGTCCTGAAGGGTTAATGTTTCTTAAATCTTTTGACGCAACCAACATTATGAACTCCACCGAAGCTTTATTCACCTTGTTTAAGGAAGTTGTTGAAGAAGTTGGAGTGAGAAACGTGTTACAAATTGTTACTAAAAACGAAGGGCGTTACGTAGAAGTCGGGAAACAAATAGCCGACAGTTTTCCGACCATTTTCTGGACTCCATGCGCAACGCATTGTGTAGATTTGATACTAGAGGATTTTAGAGAACTTGAATGGATAAGTACCATACTCGAACAAGCCAGATCGATATCAAGGTTTATTTACAACCACAGCTTTGTTTTGAATATGATGAGACGGTATACTTTCGGAGTCGACATTGTTGTCGTGGGTCCTACACGTGCTTCAACCGATTTCTGCACATTGAAACGGATGGTAAGTGTCAAACACAACCTTCAATCGATGGTAACCTCAGAGGAGTGGATGGAGTGTTCATACGTCAAGAAAGAAGAAGGATACACTACTTTGGATTACATAAGCAATCCGTCGTTTTGGTCCATGTGTACAGTAATCACCCATTTAACAGATCCTTTATTGAGACTTCTGAGAATTGTCGGTGAAAAAAAGAGACCGGCAATGGGGTATGTTTACGCAGGGGTATATCGAGCAAAGGAAGCAATTAAGAAAGAACTTGTTCAGAAGAAAGATTATATGGTTTATTGGAACATAATAGATCGTAGGTGGGAACAACTTAATCGGCATCCTCTTCACACTGCTGGTTTTTATCTTAATCCAAAGTTTTTCTATAGCACCGAAGGAGATATTCATCTTCAGATCCGATCATCAGTCTACGATTGCGTTGAAAGATTGGTTCCCGACACTACAATCCAAGATAAAATTGTTAAAGAGACAACGTTATACCGTGAAGCTGCCGGTGATTTCGGGAGGAAAATCGCTATACGTGGCAGAGATACCTTATTTCCTG CTGAGTGGTGGTCAACATACGGAGGGGCTTGTCCAAACTTGGTTCGTTTAGCGATCCGTATTCTCAGTCAAACCTGCAGTTTGGTTGGATGTAAAACAAACAAGATTCATTTCCAACAAATTCACGAAACAAAGAATTACGTAGAACACCAGAGACTCAGTGACATTGTATTTGTTCAATACAACATGAGATTAAAGCAAAT GTTCTATAATAAAGAGCAGGAAACCCCTGACCCCATTTCATATGACAACATCAATTTTGCTGAAGCGTGGGTAACCGAAAAGGAGATTCACGCAGATGAGATTGGTAGATCTGATTGGATGACGGTTGATCCACCGTTAGGCAATGTCATGATTTTAGGacccgaagttgatgatatcGAAACCCTTGGTGAAG GGTTTGATGATCATGAGATATTTGATAGGTTGAAAGACATTGGAGACGAAATCGTCGAAAATGATGTACAAGAAGTAGGTAAGCTTTGTTAG
- the LOC110886508 gene encoding ribulose bisphosphate carboxylase/oxygenase activase, chloroplastic, translated as MATAVSTFGATVNRTPLSSGVAAVPNSSFLGSNLKKIVNSRLVNNNKFSPSKILAAEKEIEETQQTDKDRWRGLAYDMSDDQQDITRGKGMVDSLFQAPQDVGTHFAVMSSYEYISTGLKTYNLDNNMGGFYIAPAFMDKLVVHITKNFMTLPNIKVPLILGVWGGKGQGKSFQCELVFAKMGITPIMMSAGELESGNAGEPAKLIRQRYREAADIIKKGKMCCLFINDLDAGAGRMGGTTQYTVNNQMVNATLMNIADNPTNVQLPGMYNKEENPRVPIIVTGNDFSTLYAPLIRDGRMEKFYWAPTREDRIGVCIGIFRTDNVADEDIVKLVDTFPGQSIDFFGALRARVYDDEVRKWIGEVGVETIGKKLVNSREGPPTFEQPKMTIEKLLEYGFMLVQEQENVKRVQLAETYLDSAALGDANKDAMETGKFFADKKE; from the exons ATGGCGACCGCTGTCTCAACCTTCGGAGCCACCGTCAACCGCACCCCG TTGAGCAGTGGGGTTGCTGCAGTCCCAAACTCAAGCTTCTTGGGTAGCAACTTGAAGAAGATAGTGAACTCTAGACTCGTCAACAACAACAAGTTTTCGCCTTCCAAGATCTTGGCAGCTGAGAAAGAGATCGAGGAAACCCAACAGACCGATAAAGACAGATGGAGAGGACTTGCGTACGATATGTCCGATGATCAACAAGACATCACCAGAGGAAAGGGTATGGTTGATTCCCTCTTCCAGGCTCCACAAGATGTTGGAACTCACTTTGCCGTCATGAGTTCCTATGAGTACATCAGCACCGGTCTTAAGAC ATACAATTTGGACAACAACATGGGTGGATTCTACATCGCTCCCGCTTTCATGGACAAGCTTGTTGTTCACATCACCAAGAACTTCATGACTTTGCCCAACATCAAG GTGCCTCTTATTTTGGGAGTATGGGGAGGCAAAGGTCAAGGAAAATCTTTCCAATGTGAACTTGTGTTTGCTAAGATGGGAATCAC ACCTATCATGATGAGCGCCGGAGAATTGGAAAGTGGAAACGCTGGAGAGCCCGCAAAGCTCATCAGACAACGGTACCGTGAAGCAGCCGATATCATCAAGAAGGGGAAAATGTGCTGCCTCTTCATCAACGATCTTGATGCTGGTGCAGGTAGAATGGGTGGAACAACACAATACACAGTCAACAACCAGATGGTCAACGCTACCCTCATGAACATTGCTGATAACCCCACCAATGTCCAACTCCCTGGAATGTACAACAAGGAGGAGAACCCACGTGTCCCAATTATCGTCACTGGTAACGATTTTTCGACGCTGTATGCTCCTCTCATCCGTGACGGACGTATGGAAAAGTTCTACTGGGCTCCCACTAGAGAGGACCGTATTGGTGTGTGTATCGGTATTTTCCGTACTGACAATGTGGCCGACGAAGACATTGTCAAGCTAGTAGATACTTTCCCAGGACAATCCATCG ATTTCTTTGGCGCGTTGAGGGCTAGAGTGTACGATGACGAAGTGAGGAAGTGGATCGGAGAAGTTGGTGTTGAAACCATTGGAAAGAAGCTTGTGAACTCAAGGGAGGGACCCCCGACATTCGAGCAACCAAAGATGACAATAGAGAAGCTCCTAGAGTATGGATTTATGCTTGTTCAGGAACAAGAGAACGTGAAGAGAGTCCAATTGGCCGAAACCTATCTGGACTCCGCGGCTCTTGGAGACGCTAACAAGGATGCCATGGAAACCGGCAAATTTTTTG CGGACAAAAAGGAATAG